From Mumia sp. ZJ1417:
GAACGACCTCAGCGGTTCGATCTCGGCGTTGTAGTGGTCGCACCACTGCTCGAGCCGCTCGACGTACTCCGGCTCCACACGCAGCGGCGGGTACTCCGGGTTCTCGACGACCGGAGCGCCCAGATCGGCACCGACATCGAAGAGGTCATTCTGCACCCGCGCGAGCACCGCGTCGACGTCCTCGTCGAGCGTGCCCAGTGACCGGGCGTATCCGAGGTGGCTGTTGAGCTCGTCGGTGTCGGCGTACGCCTGGAGCCGGAGGTCGAGCTTCGACGTCTTGCTCATGTCGACCAAACGGGTCGTGCCGTCGTCGCC
This genomic window contains:
- a CDS encoding cob(I)yrinic acid a,c-diamide adenosyltransferase, encoding MVNLTRIYTRTGDDGTTRLVDMSKTSKLDLRLQAYADTDELNSHLGYARSLGTLDEDVDAVLARVQNDLFDVGADLGAPVVENPEYPPLRVEPEYVERLEQWCDHYNAEIEPLRSFILPGGTPAASVLHIARTVCRRSERSAWAAIEEHGDTMNILTAKYLNRLSDLLFILARYANREVGDVLWVPGGER